From Rutidosis leptorrhynchoides isolate AG116_Rl617_1_P2 chromosome 3, CSIRO_AGI_Rlap_v1, whole genome shotgun sequence, a single genomic window includes:
- the LOC139897423 gene encoding structural maintenance of chromosomes protein 3-like encodes MYIKQVIIEGFKSYKEQVATEDFSPKVNCVVGANGSGKSNFFHAIRFVISDLFHNLRNEDRHAFLHEGAGHQVLSAFVEIVFDNSDNRIPVDKEEVRLRRTIGTKKDEYFLDGKHITKTEVMNLLESAGFSRSNPYYVVQQGKIASLTLMKDSERLDLLKEIGGTRVYEERRRESLKIMQETGNKRNQIIQVVQYLDERLRELDEEKAELKKYQQLDKQRKSLEYTIYDKELNDARRELAEVDEERNAISVKLVDKYNSSVEQEEEIKKLDKLYKDLTREVQGLTREKEAIEKQRTQAIKKHTEVELDVTDLEERITGSSRAKDEAGKQLEVLRKEIQKSTAELNKIRPSYNDQVKKEEDITKGIMLREKQLSLLYQKQGRATQFRSKAARDEWLQKDIDKYEKVLFSNEKQENLLKDEIVKLERDLAAQNEHVKVRESEIAALEARISGYRKGFNHHKAKRDELHDKRKSLWGAESELTTEIDRLKAEVVKAEKALDHATPGDIRRGISCVRRICREYNISGVYGSIIELLECDENLFTAVEVTAGNSLFHVVVENDEISTQVIRHLNAEKGGRVTFIPLNRVKAPNVSYPKSSDVIPLLKKLKFSSNYNQAFGQVFARTVICRDLDVATRVARTDGLDCITVEGDQVSKKGGMTGGFYDKRRSKLKFMNIIRQNAISITAKENELQNVRSELQIIDMKINEIVNEQQKDDAELAHERSELEQLKQDVANANKHIQNISKALEKKGKLLTSVQTQIEQVKANIAMKRDEMGTDLVDHLTPEERELLSRLNPEIAELKENLIACRAKRVELETSISELETNLSTNLVRRKHELEAVKQSPETESLKTEAEAKRQELQDAKIHVEEVKKQLKRVLENIEDRNKELRKINKKKNDLKASLDEYEKERQDEDKKAEKLISRKNNLLAKQEEYSKKIRELGPLSSDAFEMHKRKGIKELSRMLHKCNEELKKFSHVNKKALDQYANFTDQRQELQDRQQELDAGDEKIKELVSVLDQRKDESIERTFKGVAKHFREVFSELVQGGHGFLIMMKKKDGDPTDNDYDEDGPRVDTEGRVEKYIGVKVKVSFTGQGETQSMKQLSGGQKTVVALALIFAIQRCDPAPFYLFDEIDAALDPQYRTAVGNMVRRLADSASTQFITTTFRPELVKVADKIYGVTHKNRVSHVNVVTMDEALDFIEHDQSHNAE; translated from the exons ATGTATATAAAGCAG GTCATAATCGAAGGGTTTAAGAGCTATAAAGAGCAAGTCGCTACTGAAGACTTCAGTCCTAAAGTTAACTGTGTTG TTGGTGCTAATGGATCTGGGAAGTCAAATTTTTTTCATG CAATTCGTTTTGTAATAAGCGACCTCTTTCATAACTTGCGCAATGAAGATAGGCATGCCTTTCTTCAC GAAGGAGCAGGACACCAAGTTCTATCAGCTTTTGTTGAGATTGTATTTGATAATTCAGATAATCGTATTCCG GTTGATAAAGAGGAGGTGCGTTTGAGGAGAACTATCGGTACAAAAAAAGATGAATATTTCTTGGATGGAAAGCATATAAC GAAAACTGAAGTTATGAATCTTTTGGAAAGTGCTGGGTTCTCCCGATCCAATCCGTATTACGTTGTGCAACAGGGGAAA ATCGCATCATTGACTTTAATGAAAGATTCAGAACGACTTGATCTACTGAAGGAAATTGGTGGTACTCGAGTTTATGAAGAACGTCGCCGTGAAAGCTTGAAAATTATGCAAGAGACTG GAAATAAGAGAAATCAGATAATTCAAGTCGTGCAATACTTGGATGAGAGATTACGTGAGCTGGATGAAGAGAAAGCAGAGTTGAAAAAGTATCAACAACTTGACAAACAGAGGAAGTCTCTAGAATACACCATTTATGATAAAGAACTTAATGATGCACGTCGTGAATTGGCTGAA GTTGACGAGGAGAGAAATGCCATTTCTGTGAAATTAGTTGACAAGTATAACTCATCGGTGGAGCAAGAGGAAGAAATAAAGAAGTTGGACAAGTTATATAAGGATTTAACAAGAGAAGTACAAGGTCTAACCCGAGAAAAAGAGGCAATTGAAAAGCAGCGTACACAAGCTATTAAAAAACACACAGAAGTTGAACTTGACGTCACAGATCTCGAAGAACGAATCACGGGGAGTAGTAGAGCAAAG GATGAAGCTGGAAAACAGCTTGAGGTTTTACGAAAAGAAATTCAGAAATCCACAGCAGAGCTGAACAAAATCAGACCGTCGTATAATGATCAAGTTAAAAAGGAAGAGGATATCACCAAAGG TATTATGCTACGAGAAAAGCAGCTCAGTCTACTCTATCAGAAACAAGGTCGTGCAACTCAGTTTCGCTCTAAAGCTGCACGTGATGAATGGCTTCAAAAAGATATTGATAAGTATGAAAAGGTTCTGTTTTCAAATGAAAAGCAG GAAAATCTATTAAAGGATGAAATCGTTAAATTAGAAAGAGATCTGGCAGCACAAAATGAACATGTTAAAGTGCGTGAATCGGAAATTGCTGCTTTAGAAGCTCGAATATCAGGTTATCGCAAAGGATTTAATCATCACAAGGCAAAGAGAGATGAGCTTCATGATAAGCGGAA ATCTTTGTGGGGGGCAGAAAGTGAGCTGACAACTGAAATTGACCGTCTTAAAGCAGAAGTTGTGAAGGCAGAGAAAGCCTTGGATCATGCTACACCTGGG GATATTAGGAGGGGAATCAGCTGTGTTCGTAGAATCTGCAGGGAGTATAATATTTCAGGAGTGTATGGTTCAATTATCGAGTTGCTTGAGTGTGATGAAAATTTATTTACTGCAGTTGAAGTCACTGCTGGAAATAG TTTATTCCATGTGGTGGTTGAAAATGATGAAATTTCAACCCAAGTAATTCGACACCTTAATGCAGAAAAAGGTGGAAGAGTTACATTTATACCACTTAATAGGGTTAAGGCACCAAATGTCAGTTATCCAAAAAGTTCTGACGTGATTCCTCTTCTTAAGAAACTAAAATTTTCTTCTAATTATAATCAAGCATTTGGTCAG GTATTTGCCAGAACTGTGATCTGCCGAGATTTGGATGTTGCTACTCGTGTTGCTCGTACTGATGGTTTGGACTGCATTACCGTCGAAG GTGACCAAGTAAGCAAAAAAGGTGGTATGACAGGTGGATTTTATGATAAAAGGCGTTCAAAGCTGAAGTTTATGAACATCATTCGACAAAATGCTATCTCAATCACTGCAAAGGAAAACGAACTCCAGAATGTCAGATCTGAACTTCAAA TTATAGACATGAAAATCAATGAGATCGTTAATGAGCAGCAGAAAGATGATGCTGAGCTGGCTCATGAGAGATCAGAACTGGAACAGCTTAAGCAAGATGTTGCTAATGCTAACAAGCACATACAGAATATCTCCAAAGCTCTTGAGAAAAAG GGGAAGTTGCTTACGAGTGTACAGACACAAATAGAGCAGGTGAAAGCTAATATTGCTATGAAAAGGGATGAGATGGGAACAGACCTTGTTGATCATTTAACCCCAGAGGAAAGGGAGCTTCTGTCAAGATTGAATCCTGAAATAGCTGAACTAAAAGAAAATCTCATAGCTTGCAGGGCAAAGCGAGTAGAG CTTGAAACAAGTATATCGGAGCTTGAGACGAATCTATCAACAAATCTTGTTAGAAGGAAACATGAACTGGAAGCAGTCAAACAGTCTCCGGAAACTGAGTCGTTAAAAACCGAGGCAGAGGCAAAGAGACAGGAACTGCAAGATGCAAAAATACATGTCGAAGAAGTGAAAAAACAGCTAAAAA GAGTGTTAGAAAACATAGAAGATCGAAACAAGGAACTCAGGAAAATCAACAAAAAGAAGAACGATTTGAAG GCTAGCTTGGATGAGTATGAAAAGGAGCGCCAAGATGAGGATAAAAAAGCAGAAAAACTTATTAGCAGAAAAAATAATTTACTTGCAAAGCAAGAAGAGTACTCCAAGAAAATCAGAGAATTGGGTCCATTATCCTCAGATGCGTTTGAAAT GCATAAGCGGAAGGGCATAAAGGAATTATCTAGAATGTTGCACAAGTGCAATGAGGAACTAAAGAAGTTTAGTCATGTAAACAAGAAAGCACTTGATCAGTATGCAAATTTTACAGATCAAAGACAAGAACTCCAGGATCGACAACAGGAACTTGATGCTGGTGATGAG AAAATCAAAGAACTTGTATCGGTACTGGATCAACGTAAGGATGAATCTATAGAGCGTACTTTCAAAGGTGTGGCTAAACATTTTAGGGAAGTATTTTCTGAACTTGTCCAAGGTGGTCATGGGTTTTTGATTATGATGAAGAAGAAG GATGGTGATCCAactgataatgattatgatgaggATGGGCCCCGGGTTGATACAGAGGGCCGTGTTGAAAAATACATTGGTGTTAAAGTGAAG GTTTCGTTCACTGGACAAGGGGAAACACAGTCGATGAAGCAATTGTCTGGGGGTCAGAAGACTGTGGTTGCATTGGCTTTGATATTTGCCATACAACGATGTGACCCTGCTCCGTTTTACCTTTTCGATGAGATTGACGCTGCACTTGACCCTCAGTACCGAACAGCAGTTGGAA ATATGGTTCGTCGTTTGGCAGATTCAGCAAGTACACAGTTCATTACAACAACATTTAGACCCGAACTTGTGAAAGTTGCTGACAAGATATACGGTGTCACCCACAAAAATCGAGTCAGTCATGTTAATGTTGTCACCATGGATGAAGCTTTGGATTTCATTGAGCATGACCAATCTCACAACGCTGAATGA